Proteins encoded together in one Pantoea sp. CCBC3-3-1 window:
- a CDS encoding SIR2 family protein, protein MMANDELKEILVNIFGQRSAGPFLFVGSGFSRRYIGLPDWAELLSVFCSAKKPFEYYLSSGDGTYPTAARLIAEDFNNEWWTDDLYSSSREKFSKRVTDKTSAMRFEICDILTKAVQKPLSDSLYIQEINLLSNLNVDGLITTNWDCLLEQLFPDYKIYTGQNELLFSNPQSIAEIYKIHGSAHKPKSLVLTDYDYVDFNLKNPYLAAKLITIFVEHPVVFLGYSLSDKNISDLLSAISVCIGSDNLHQLRNNLIFVQREEGIEEPTVSETYTAIDGVQIPITLIRTDDFLPIYEAIDENKRKIPARILRYCKEELYNLVQSNEPEKKIYVVDIDEVEKHEDVEFVVGVGVAAAKKKEDEVGMIGYTQIRNLDLFEDLLKGNKKYHANSILDSVIPNAGKHSPNIPVFKYLKEVDIESFDDYKRSSLNLDKWVLRQDKSYQCSTYLRSYVRKFKGKDTEYIIEHCTPESAAIYIPFLWDKIDLDVTRDFLIANIDKINPDNSSYATYFKKLACLYDKLKYGWV, encoded by the coding sequence ATGATGGCTAACGATGAGTTAAAAGAAATTTTAGTTAATATTTTTGGACAACGCAGTGCAGGGCCTTTTCTTTTTGTAGGTTCTGGATTTTCAAGGAGATACATAGGGTTGCCTGATTGGGCCGAATTGCTATCAGTTTTTTGCAGTGCAAAAAAACCATTTGAGTATTATCTTTCAAGCGGAGATGGCACATACCCTACAGCTGCACGGCTTATAGCAGAAGATTTCAATAATGAATGGTGGACCGACGATTTATATTCCTCTAGCCGTGAGAAATTTAGTAAGAGAGTTACTGATAAAACTTCTGCAATGCGTTTTGAAATCTGTGACATATTGACCAAAGCTGTTCAAAAACCTTTGAGCGATAGCCTATATATTCAAGAAATAAATTTATTATCAAATCTTAACGTAGACGGGCTTATCACTACTAATTGGGACTGTTTACTTGAGCAGCTATTCCCTGACTATAAGATTTATACTGGGCAGAATGAATTGCTTTTCTCAAATCCGCAATCAATTGCCGAGATATATAAAATCCATGGAAGCGCTCACAAACCTAAGTCTCTGGTTTTAACTGACTATGATTATGTGGATTTTAATTTAAAAAATCCTTATCTTGCAGCGAAGCTAATAACAATTTTTGTTGAGCATCCTGTTGTTTTTCTAGGTTACTCACTTTCTGATAAAAATATTAGTGATTTACTTAGTGCGATTTCTGTATGTATTGGCAGCGACAATCTACATCAACTTCGAAATAATTTGATATTTGTTCAGCGAGAAGAAGGTATCGAAGAACCAACAGTCTCTGAAACTTATACTGCGATTGATGGCGTACAGATTCCTATTACGTTAATCCGAACTGATGATTTTTTACCAATTTATGAGGCCATAGACGAAAATAAAAGAAAAATACCAGCAAGAATACTAAGGTATTGTAAGGAAGAGCTTTATAATTTAGTTCAATCTAACGAGCCTGAGAAAAAGATCTATGTAGTAGATATTGATGAGGTCGAAAAACATGAAGATGTTGAATTTGTTGTTGGTGTGGGAGTAGCAGCCGCAAAGAAAAAAGAAGACGAAGTAGGCATGATCGGGTACACACAAATACGAAATTTGGACTTATTTGAAGACTTGCTAAAAGGTAATAAAAAATATCATGCCAATAGTATTTTAGATAGTGTAATTCCTAATGCTGGAAAGCATTCGCCTAACATACCTGTTTTCAAATATTTAAAGGAAGTAGATATTGAAAGTTTCGACGACTACAAAAGGTCTTCTCTTAATCTAGATAAGTGGGTTCTCCGCCAAGATAAAAGCTACCAGTGTTCTACTTATTTACGTTCTTACGTAAGAAAATTTAAAGGTAAGGATACTGAATATATAATTGAACACTGTACTCCTGAGTCAGCTGCGATCTATATTCCATTCCTTTGGGATAAAATTGATCTTGATGTTACTCGAGATTTTCTTATTGCAAATATTGATAAAATTAACCCTGATAATTCAAGTTATGCAACTTACTTTAAAAAATTGGCTTGTTTGTATGATAAACTAAAATACGGCTGGGTGTGA
- a CDS encoding relaxase/mobilization nuclease domain-containing protein, protein MQKIKRGKSFAGVVIYALKPGTHHKTDPVIIGGNMLGASAPELIAEFNASASLRTDVAKPVWHNSLRLPQGESLTAKQWVSFADDYMNRMGFSETHLRCYVIHDDEAGQHIHIIASRVDLVGGKLYLGRNENLISTRVIQELESAHDLTRTIGPSPLQCPTASSRRKRLSRGEEQKEKREQVPSPKTFLQDTIDTLLRTHNDIPSFVEALHKNGITPLPNISSTGRMNGFAFDYAGIAFKASQLGKAYSWATLQEKLSYAPERDNPLLFSLEAPAMRSNETGDSVTEAPTRDTTPSLPATLESEIIARPPQQEHRVETAETCEAHTPASIVLTAPGQANNNSYLMTAVIKWLLSIPYLQVFAKLLKETGKTFLHRKSSFSVISTVKSAEPDVKTSNETPEEFSKSLYTPN, encoded by the coding sequence ATGCAGAAGATCAAGCGCGGTAAGAGTTTTGCTGGGGTTGTCATATACGCATTAAAGCCTGGAACTCACCATAAAACTGACCCGGTGATCATAGGGGGGAACATGCTGGGCGCTTCAGCACCTGAACTGATTGCTGAGTTCAACGCTTCTGCTTCACTTCGGACAGACGTTGCAAAACCGGTGTGGCACAACTCACTCCGCCTGCCACAAGGTGAATCCCTCACAGCGAAGCAGTGGGTTTCATTTGCTGACGACTATATGAATCGCATGGGGTTCAGTGAGACGCACCTGCGCTGCTATGTCATACATGACGACGAGGCAGGTCAACATATTCATATCATTGCCAGTAGAGTCGACCTGGTAGGAGGGAAGCTCTACCTGGGAAGGAATGAAAACCTAATCAGCACGCGAGTAATTCAGGAACTCGAGTCAGCACATGACCTGACCAGAACCATAGGTCCTTCCCCTTTACAGTGCCCTACCGCCTCCAGTAGGCGTAAGAGGCTATCACGAGGTGAGGAACAGAAAGAGAAGCGCGAGCAGGTCCCGTCTCCGAAGACATTCCTGCAGGACACAATTGATACACTCCTCCGTACTCACAATGACATTCCTAGCTTCGTTGAAGCACTCCATAAGAACGGTATAACGCCCTTACCAAATATATCATCTACAGGTCGTATGAATGGTTTCGCATTTGACTACGCTGGAATCGCTTTTAAAGCCTCTCAGTTAGGTAAAGCCTACTCATGGGCGACTTTACAAGAGAAGCTCAGCTACGCACCTGAACGCGACAACCCCCTGCTCTTTTCATTGGAAGCCCCGGCTATGAGAAGTAATGAGACGGGTGATTCAGTAACAGAAGCTCCGACCCGGGATACTACGCCGTCACTACCGGCTACGTTAGAGTCAGAAATTATTGCACGACCTCCCCAGCAGGAACATAGAGTTGAGACAGCGGAAACCTGCGAAGCACATACGCCTGCCAGCATTGTGCTTACAGCACCGGGACAAGCCAACAACAATAGCTACCTCATGACAGCAGTCATAAAGTGGCTACTGAGCATTCCTTACCTTCAAGTCTTTGCAAAATTGCTCAAAGAGACAGGTAAAACGTTTCTCCACAGAAAATCCTCATTTTCCGTTATCAGCACGGTTAAATCAGCCGAGCCTGACGTCAAAACTTCAAACGAAACGCCTGAAGAATTTTCAAAAAGCTTATACACGCCTAATTAG
- a CDS encoding DUF4755 domain-containing protein codes for MSSMSMRKPSYFRSIRVWFTIGVAVLIVLKAKPTDAMGMLILWCIPAFFLLVTAGISYKHKKDNVSTFDNFNEGNDGSWSHEFNDSKLLLNEKQQTITLKNGKNEKTYPFSSVIGWRYNLESGGYDGGFGTGAIRQQNLNNSGLFIEVKDVMFPEWQIKFYPQKGKFHQDTGYKDMEMQIKRWLRVLSQVINKE; via the coding sequence ATGAGCAGCATGAGTATGAGAAAACCCTCTTACTTCCGTTCAATCAGAGTCTGGTTTACAATCGGCGTGGCCGTATTAATCGTCCTCAAGGCAAAACCAACTGACGCCATGGGAATGCTTATTCTTTGGTGTATCCCCGCTTTTTTCTTACTTGTGACAGCTGGTATTAGCTATAAGCATAAGAAAGATAACGTCTCAACTTTCGATAACTTCAACGAAGGCAATGACGGCTCCTGGAGCCATGAATTCAACGACTCAAAGCTACTGCTAAATGAGAAGCAGCAGACTATTACGCTCAAGAATGGTAAGAACGAAAAAACGTATCCGTTTAGCTCTGTAATCGGTTGGCGATACAATTTGGAATCTGGTGGCTATGACGGGGGATTTGGAACCGGCGCTATCAGACAGCAAAATCTCAACAACTCAGGTCTTTTCATTGAAGTTAAGGACGTCATGTTTCCCGAATGGCAGATCAAGTTCTATCCGCAAAAAGGGAAGTTTCACCAGGACACCGGTTATAAAGATATGGAAATGCAAATTAAACGCTGGTTGAGAGTTCTTTCTCAGGTTATTAACAAGGAATAA
- a CDS encoding outer membrane protein assembly factor BamE: MKAKVAGALLTIIVLSGCASTAGNQSIKNETQQSIASKIFKGRTTKQDIQKQFGEPTRKTTVDTNEDMWFYSVMNSNMSATSYIPIVGIFTNGTDMKSKALTVTFQGDKVENWSFSESNDSVHNGL, encoded by the coding sequence ATGAAAGCTAAGGTTGCAGGAGCTTTATTAACTATTATCGTTTTATCAGGTTGTGCGTCAACAGCAGGGAATCAATCAATTAAAAATGAGACGCAGCAAAGTATTGCGTCAAAGATCTTCAAAGGTCGAACCACGAAGCAAGATATTCAAAAGCAGTTCGGTGAACCTACTCGTAAAACCACCGTTGATACTAACGAGGATATGTGGTTTTATTCAGTCATGAATTCAAATATGTCAGCAACGTCGTATATTCCAATCGTTGGAATTTTTACGAACGGAACCGACATGAAAAGTAAGGCACTAACAGTTACGTTCCAAGGAGACAAAGTCGAAAACTGGTCTTTCAGTGAGAGTAACGATTCAGTTCATAACGGATTGTAA
- the drt2 gene encoding antiviral reverse transcriptase Drt2 gives MESREHPWFRKRGYLHFDKPISVEHALDIVTNPNSVATHSFLPFITFTSTTFKIHKDKGKNAIEKTIKERPIAYSSHIDSHIYSYYSEILDYLYEEQLHTHNISKNILAFRALGKSNIEFANAAFQEIKRRGNCSAVALDLSKFFDTLDHSILKDAWCRLLTTDILPRDHYAVFKAITKYSKVDKEKVYELMAIPKNNAKHAKKTRKQICSFAEFRNKVRKSSLIVPNKANFGIPQGSPISALLSNIYMLNFDIEMDQYASSLGGEYFRYCDDMLFIVPTHEKNNVAGEAEKRLIKLKVSLNVKKTEIREFKATPTKITSDKPLQYLGFIFDGDNIFLRSSSLSRYSDRMKRGVKLAKATMKRKNKIRKNKGLPDKELFKEKVYARYAHVGKRNFLTYGYRASRIMNSNSIRKQLKPLWERLQKEIQK, from the coding sequence ATGGAATCTCGTGAGCATCCTTGGTTTAGAAAACGTGGTTATTTGCACTTTGATAAGCCAATTTCTGTAGAGCATGCCTTAGATATAGTTACTAATCCTAATTCGGTTGCCACTCATTCGTTCCTTCCGTTTATAACATTTACTTCGACTACTTTTAAAATCCATAAAGACAAGGGAAAAAACGCAATAGAAAAAACGATAAAAGAAAGGCCCATAGCGTATTCCTCTCACATCGATAGTCATATCTATTCTTATTATTCTGAAATCCTCGACTACCTGTATGAGGAACAGTTACACACTCACAATATATCCAAAAATATACTAGCGTTCAGAGCGTTAGGTAAAAGTAATATTGAGTTTGCTAATGCAGCCTTTCAGGAAATAAAACGGAGAGGTAATTGCAGTGCGGTTGCTTTAGACTTATCTAAATTTTTTGACACTCTGGACCATTCTATATTAAAAGATGCTTGGTGTAGATTGCTGACTACTGACATTTTACCCCGAGATCATTATGCTGTTTTCAAAGCTATTACAAAATACTCTAAAGTAGATAAAGAAAAAGTTTATGAACTTATGGCTATTCCTAAAAATAATGCAAAACACGCAAAAAAGACAAGGAAGCAAATTTGCTCATTTGCAGAATTCAGGAATAAAGTTAGGAAATCAAGCCTTATAGTACCTAATAAAGCTAATTTTGGTATTCCGCAAGGTTCTCCGATAAGTGCCCTTCTTTCAAACATCTATATGTTGAACTTCGACATTGAGATGGATCAATACGCGTCTTCATTAGGTGGGGAATATTTTCGCTATTGCGATGACATGCTTTTTATTGTACCTACGCATGAAAAAAACAATGTAGCTGGTGAGGCAGAAAAACGCTTGATTAAACTTAAAGTTTCTCTAAATGTCAAGAAAACAGAAATTAGAGAATTTAAAGCAACTCCAACAAAAATTACATCTGATAAACCACTTCAATATCTAGGTTTTATTTTCGATGGAGATAATATTTTTCTTAGATCCTCATCTCTTTCACGCTATTCTGACAGAATGAAGCGTGGAGTTAAGCTGGCAAAAGCAACTATGAAGCGAAAGAATAAAATAAGAAAAAATAAAGGACTACCAGACAAAGAACTTTTTAAGGAAAAGGTTTATGCACGTTATGCTCATGTAGGAAAGCGAAACTTTTTAACTTATGGATATCGTGCTTCACGCATTATGAATTCTAACTCAATAAGAAAGCAGTTGAAACCTTTGTGGGAGAGATTGCAAAAAGAGATCCAAAAGTAA
- a CDS encoding DUF4225 domain-containing protein, whose protein sequence is MDYWKPNRFADYFLTMANAEANQLLAHANHLSLIYLKDGLNRLQFQDDVKAFVNAQLNIIRSGSSDEQCQNCIQNLKKENEYLTIQDRMLRAGTAAVHASVELVKKGDIWGYVINGVGVVLSGLQVIAGVSVVGASLATGTIIGTAFGGMLVLHGLNGVQESVENLIYGKSDSEGLLKQGYVATAEFLGFDQKVGQIAYSSTDLALSVYGIVRLVQKPEAWRLFYFLNTDYVRGIKEMSRKELFIEVYNDGMAIKSISDNYNE, encoded by the coding sequence ATGGACTACTGGAAACCGAACAGATTCGCAGATTACTTCCTGACAATGGCAAATGCAGAGGCAAATCAGCTTCTTGCTCATGCTAATCACCTGTCTCTTATCTATCTTAAAGACGGGCTTAATCGCTTGCAGTTTCAGGACGATGTTAAAGCTTTTGTGAATGCTCAACTTAACATAATACGGTCAGGATCTTCAGATGAGCAGTGCCAGAACTGCATACAGAATCTGAAAAAGGAAAATGAATATCTAACGATTCAGGACAGAATGCTTCGTGCTGGTACAGCTGCTGTACATGCGTCAGTTGAGCTCGTTAAGAAGGGAGATATCTGGGGCTATGTGATAAATGGAGTAGGTGTAGTTCTAAGTGGCCTGCAGGTTATAGCCGGAGTATCGGTCGTTGGCGCTTCCCTTGCTACCGGAACAATCATTGGAACAGCTTTTGGCGGAATGCTAGTGCTCCATGGGTTAAACGGTGTTCAGGAATCAGTTGAGAATCTGATTTATGGCAAAAGCGATAGCGAAGGGTTGTTGAAGCAGGGCTATGTAGCTACAGCGGAATTTTTGGGCTTCGATCAAAAGGTTGGACAGATAGCCTATAGCTCAACGGATCTGGCGTTATCGGTGTATGGCATTGTTCGCCTGGTTCAGAAACCGGAGGCATGGAGGCTTTTCTACTTCCTCAATACTGATTACGTTCGCGGTATAAAGGAAATGAGTAGAAAAGAGCTGTTTATTGAAGTCTATAACGACGGTATGGCGATCAAATCTATCAGTGATAATTATAATGAATGA
- a CDS encoding type VI secretion system tube protein Hcp: MSTDLFLKIDGITGESQDSNHKGWINVDSFTWGATQPGNMSVGGGGGAGKVQFRDLTVQTQIDKATPAIMRYVSNGKHIGKIELSVCKAGGSQIEYCRITLEDVLITNVTFHGTTNRDLIGLSYQFQASKVKTQYWEQSSTGGKGAESQSGWNIKTSQEI; the protein is encoded by the coding sequence ATGAGTACTGATCTCTTCTTAAAAATCGACGGCATTACAGGTGAATCTCAGGACAGCAACCACAAAGGCTGGATCAACGTAGACTCTTTCACATGGGGTGCAACACAACCTGGTAATATGTCAGTTGGGGGCGGCGGCGGCGCTGGTAAGGTCCAGTTTCGCGATCTAACAGTACAGACCCAAATCGACAAAGCAACACCCGCTATCATGCGATACGTCTCAAACGGCAAGCATATCGGCAAAATAGAGCTATCAGTCTGTAAAGCAGGCGGCAGCCAGATAGAGTATTGCCGTATAACTCTGGAAGACGTATTAATCACAAACGTAACATTCCATGGTACGACAAATCGTGACCTTATCGGATTGTCCTACCAGTTTCAGGCTTCAAAAGTCAAAACCCAGTATTGGGAGCAGTCCTCTACTGGCGGCAAAGGCGCAGAAAGTCAGTCAGGTTGGAATATTAAGACCAGTCAAGAAATTTAG
- a CDS encoding site-specific integrase: MNKLKEKLELSKDDNKNNEAITEQISYLSNYLKRDVTSLLEKVHFDLQAGMIETLIFYAENYSLVYLKSIFQSLLYVFKFFSPKEINKEFAWDLKANLNIKNYRYTVNTKIFMIKWFDLGLDGVNDEAYTFFKEMKSKGKPPGQVVGSMDPERGPFTDKEIRQISLISRKARREKSLDNECYLIIQLLLTTGRRISQILNLRMKDIFKEGGVRILSIQRAKQRPGSRELYRTVKVSKKLCNQLNSHVRDNLDFLKKHGFKDIPLSELRKAPLFLNKKLLMNSSLKGSINQLTIGRSNLIYKLNKFASVHNVISERTNKIIKLNPHRFRYTLGTKMARNRASVQEIAVALDHTSTACAAIYIKNEPGNAEVIDKAVTPYLKDIAEVFMGIRPFSGDVLMNALKPDSLKNIESEKVSSPCHGCKRFNPWRVE; this comes from the coding sequence ATGAATAAGTTAAAAGAAAAATTGGAACTGTCTAAAGACGATAATAAAAATAACGAAGCGATTACAGAACAAATCAGTTATTTGAGCAATTATCTTAAGAGGGACGTGACAAGCTTGCTTGAAAAAGTGCATTTTGATTTGCAGGCAGGAATGATTGAAACTTTGATTTTTTATGCGGAAAATTATTCTTTGGTATACCTAAAAAGTATTTTTCAAAGCTTACTCTATGTTTTTAAGTTTTTTTCTCCAAAAGAAATTAACAAAGAATTTGCATGGGATTTAAAAGCAAATCTTAACATTAAAAACTATAGGTATACAGTAAATACGAAAATTTTCATGATCAAATGGTTCGATCTTGGATTAGATGGTGTAAATGATGAAGCATATACCTTCTTCAAGGAAATGAAATCAAAAGGGAAACCACCAGGTCAAGTAGTTGGATCTATGGATCCTGAAAGAGGGCCATTTACAGATAAGGAGATAAGGCAAATATCTCTTATTTCCAGAAAAGCACGGAGGGAAAAAAGTTTAGATAACGAATGTTATCTAATAATTCAGTTGCTATTAACTACTGGAAGAAGAATATCACAAATACTTAACCTCAGAATGAAAGATATATTTAAAGAAGGTGGAGTGAGAATTCTAAGTATACAGAGGGCGAAACAAAGACCAGGTTCAAGAGAGTTGTACAGAACAGTCAAAGTATCAAAAAAACTTTGTAATCAACTTAATAGTCATGTAAGAGATAATCTTGACTTCTTAAAGAAGCATGGATTCAAGGATATTCCTTTAAGTGAACTTAGAAAGGCCCCGTTGTTTTTAAATAAAAAGTTACTAATGAATAGTTCTTTAAAAGGCTCGATCAATCAGTTGACAATTGGGCGGTCAAACTTGATTTATAAACTAAATAAATTTGCAAGTGTTCATAATGTAATTTCAGAAAGAACAAATAAAATTATTAAATTGAACCCTCACAGATTTAGATATACATTGGGTACTAAAATGGCCAGGAATAGGGCTAGTGTTCAAGAAATAGCAGTTGCTTTAGACCACACCTCAACAGCATGTGCAGCAATATATATTAAAAATGAGCCTGGGAATGCTGAAGTGATTGATAAAGCAGTTACTCCTTATCTTAAGGATATAGCGGAAGTCTTTATGGGGATTAGGCCTTTTAGTGGCGACGTTTTAATGAATGCTCTAAAGCCTGATTCTCTTAAAAATATCGAAAGTGAGAAGGTTTCTAGCCCTTGCCATGGCTGTAAAAGGTTTAATCCATGGAGGGTAGAATGA
- a CDS encoding site-specific integrase, producing MNKYVIKSFIMNDGTRSCQIIHSSLKPVVYPNLYLVSEIVNDKYTASTRLAVAKVIIMLLDFFEKKNIDLEKVINDKCFLAREDIKDIITYMSKRKAKGNIYEFNHREVGSGTKCYRVKIAFKYIKWLCEYLIGSEAHNDSQARLFLKMLNGYTPRKKIADTYYMDDGKAIDITQKKVLFRYVGANSSSNIYSENVRKRNELIIILLYSLGMRKGELLNLRISDINFDKSTISIMRRHGDIFDTRVNQPVVKTLSRKMKVSEWVIGKVIEYIQTERRNYIGKKPHDFLIISHKGGKQAGLPMSVSSYEKTIQKIREHDPILKEFSGHSLRHTWNYEFSVKIEKLNFSLNGLSTELIRSYAMGWTPYSQMSNVYNATYVREQANRILSLVQDRIQNELKELVNE from the coding sequence ATGAATAAGTATGTAATTAAAAGTTTTATAATGAATGACGGTACGAGATCATGCCAAATAATACACAGTAGTTTAAAGCCTGTAGTTTATCCTAATTTGTATCTGGTAAGTGAAATAGTAAATGACAAATACACCGCTTCTACAAGACTAGCAGTAGCAAAAGTCATAATAATGCTATTAGATTTTTTTGAAAAAAAGAATATCGATCTTGAAAAGGTAATCAACGACAAGTGTTTTCTGGCAAGAGAAGACATAAAAGACATTATTACTTATATGTCTAAAAGAAAAGCTAAAGGTAATATATACGAGTTTAATCACAGAGAGGTAGGTTCAGGGACTAAATGCTATAGAGTAAAAATAGCATTTAAATATATCAAATGGTTATGTGAGTATTTAATAGGAAGCGAAGCTCACAATGACAGTCAGGCAAGACTATTTCTAAAAATGTTGAATGGATATACACCCAGAAAGAAGATCGCAGATACCTATTATATGGACGATGGAAAAGCAATTGACATTACTCAGAAAAAAGTTTTATTCAGATATGTTGGCGCTAACTCTTCAAGCAATATTTATAGTGAAAACGTCAGGAAAAGAAATGAGCTTATTATCATTTTGCTTTATTCACTCGGTATGAGAAAAGGTGAGTTGCTGAATTTAAGAATTAGCGATATTAATTTTGATAAAAGCACCATTTCAATTATGAGAAGACATGGGGATATATTTGATACTAGGGTTAATCAGCCCGTAGTTAAAACATTGAGTAGAAAAATGAAGGTGAGTGAATGGGTCATTGGAAAAGTTATTGAGTACATACAAACAGAGAGAAGAAATTATATTGGCAAGAAACCGCATGATTTTTTAATTATAAGTCACAAGGGTGGAAAACAAGCGGGATTGCCTATGTCCGTTAGTTCGTATGAAAAAACCATTCAAAAAATCAGAGAGCATGACCCTATCTTGAAAGAATTTTCAGGTCATTCGCTTAGACACACCTGGAACTATGAGTTTTCAGTGAAAATCGAAAAATTAAACTTCTCGTTGAATGGTCTCAGTACAGAGTTAATTAGATCTTATGCAATGGGCTGGACCCCTTATTCACAAATGTCGAATGTTTATAATGCTACATACGTTCGAGAACAAGCCAACAGAATTTTATCGTTAGTTCAAGATAGAATTCAAAATGAATTAAAGGAGCTTGTAAATGAATAA